A window of Misgurnus anguillicaudatus chromosome 3, ASM2758022v2, whole genome shotgun sequence genomic DNA:
ATTTTGATGTCGCGGCTCTGTGTGAAGTCGAAGACACCGGACGCCATGGTTTTTGGAATGACTTATTGAGAGAaaacaaaattaagttttagtcTCATAACATCGGTTAATGGAAATGCTGTCAAACGTTGTTTAGTCGAAAATAACGCTAAATTCTTGCATAAATctttaatggaaacgcagctactgtCTTATAGGATCATTCTCCATCAAGTCTGGGCAACATTATGATGAAAGTCACTATATAAcatttagggccagatttactaacggCTTGtgccagcgcaaaccatcattttgtcgttaaataacgactgtcgAGATTTAGTAACTGCGTGTCTAGTGGAtaattagcgctgaaaaggtgtggttTAGTTATgtttgcgactgaccttattgcatatgcatttctaggagtttctcTTTCAGACGCAAAAAAAAGGAGATTATTAAAATGATTCATGCAAGGAGATTTATTAATTTTTGCGCGTGTGTTATGACTGGTATTCGCCATTATTTAATGCAGAAAAGAGCATGTCTTACATCACTTTGTGCTTGAAATGGCTGAaattattgcataaaaaagagGCATCACAAAGAGCATGTATTACTGTTTTAACATGTAACcgtttatttggaatgccagagcaacatattattcaaaaatattgtttgccaagccattttatttattatttgctgaagtaaataaaataggagtcactaggagaagtcacacaatagcaggtgtttcaaaacttgTAAACCTTCACTtttcgggtgattctcacgaaaaattggttttaaaaatgtcaagcatgaaaatgtaaaaattgcttaaatttactttttttcccaccagacattgaaaaacaaagtctggagtaaatgggaacattaatttagaAACTTTTACtgatcatttaacactttttgtaacataattaaaaaaattagtcctaaaaaatctcattaccgcaacagtcagaaaacatcaacactgacttattttcaaaatgacatgacaaacctgaaagaacataatttggagattctgcacatgcatttaaaatcaaagtattatgcttctattaattaaattaacattttataagcatctgttgcggtaatgataatcaaaatgtcgtgtaagcattctgacaagacaatatttcaaattaactgtaaaaaaatgatcttacctggtagccatcttgaagtaactggtccatgtgcttggtcactcaaaatcaaactttattaaaattctgtatgtgtgcttaaactgtactcaaaaagtgttgcggcggatgagaacatcaggcatggacacatcattttcctaatttttcttcattattattatacatgaatattcagtaaatattttttctgtcatctaaagtagtctagcaaaacatccatttattttttttcttaatatttttgtgttaatttgattaaattacaacataacgcatgttcaaacacagccggacacattgcggtaatgagaatttcagcagaaaatgataTAAAATTTCCAAtcataaattcttatgttgaaatcacacattgtgcaaggtagaacacagtattgtgttaattctgatgctttttaatgttactatattacacattttaaagctaaaatcattagtgccgtggtgtttcaatggtttcgtgagaatcaccctttcAGTGTCAGTGCCTTTGTTAGCTGTGATGTCCGTGGTGTTGAAATTAAGCGCATGATCACGCGTTAactcatcagctctgcttattagCGACCCTGAACTAacttgcgctgctcttagtagattgcgttggtAATTGTGGAAATTAGCTGTTGCGACTGATTTTTAGTAAAAAACCTGAAGAAATGACCACTCCCATCTGCGcatttttggaattgcgcttgccccgtttagtaaatctggcccttaatgCGTTAATGTAAATTAATAATTCATGTTTGATTTAAGAGTGCTTATATAAGTTTTAAGTCTTATATTAGAAAATGCACGTTAGGGTTTGACGCACATTGCATATTGAAAAACACTATAAGCATTTGGTTCTTGAGAACTACATGAATTTGAAAAATTGATTTTTtggtattatattattttattatttatattatattattatatcatATTATACGATATTTACGGTATTGTTTATCAGTGTATTGGTTCTAAACATCATTTATCAGAGGAACAAAGTCttttgtgtatatacatttttttctaagCATTAGTTCATTGATAGTTTTTTGAAGTACCTTGAAGGTTCTCGTATGGCATCTGATCTTAATGCTTCTCctgaatgcatgaaatactcCTGACATTTCCCACAGCAGAATGTGTAATGTCTCTGTCCCTGGACGTAGTGTTAATTATATGATATTAAGCATGACTTTTTGAGTCTAATCTCTTGATCTCTTGACTTTCAAAGAACCAGGATATGGAGTTAAATGCAGTCATGTGTGATCTTGACCTAgtaaaatatttctttttttctcatttttgagGGACTCAGTAAATTCCATAACTCAGTGGCACATAGATAATCGTAAATCTTTTTATGCTCTTAAgtgataaatatttatatagaGATTATCATAAATACAAAATGTTCTTCGTTAAGGAATTTTTAAATTGGTTCTTTGCAATGGTTCTTTTAAAAATCTTTGAGTTAaaaggttctttggggaaccaaaaatggttctcctatggcacctttatttttaggacTGTAGTCTCCTGAATTACTCTTTATATTATCTGCAATGTGAAGAATTGTGTAGCAAATGACATAACCTATCTATCCTTTATTCAGTGGGATCATGAGGCCGGGTTTAAATGCTATTTTGGGCCCAACAGGAAGTGGCAAATCTTCGTGAGTACATTTTTTGCACACAGCTTAATGAGATTTCAGTGCCAAATTATTCCAGGATTTTCTTTTCTCCATTTGGCAGAAACATTTCTGATATTTGTCCCGACAGCTTCACTGAGTAAAGCGAAATAAATGATCATTCATCCGCATCTTGGTCACACTGAAGGTTTGGATATGTTTCAGGTTTTTGGATGTTCTCGCGGGCAGGAAGGACCCTGGTGGTCTCTCTGGTGAGGTCCTGATCAACGGATCCCCACAGCCGCCAAATTTCAAATGTCTTTCTGGTTATGTTGTCCaggtaacatgtttaatgtcAAACTCGTTTCATCCCAAATCGTCAAAGGACAGCTACTTTAAAGAAGCTTAATGTGACCTAGAACCACAAAACATCCATAAGGGTCATTTTTTTGagattttattataaataagctttccattgatgtatggtttggaTAGGACAGAGTTTGTCGAAACTATTTGAATATCTGGAATATGGGGGTGCAAAAAAACCACACATAATTTTGAGAAAATCGCCgttaaagttgttcaaatgaagtccttagcaacacatatagacggtttcagcagtaacaacataaacaagcggctgtcgcggtccgcacgtaacttccggtaaactccgctaaaaataaataacaacaaagtactttaaacttagtttattttagtgctgggcaaagattaatcgcgattaatcgcatagaaaataaaagtgatttttttgcataatataggTGCATGTAcgaattattgtgtatatttaaccacacacacattcatatattcgtttcagaattgttttacttatatataattttttttatttatttttaatatagaatatataaaaatataaataaatatatataaacatgtaaatgtttcttaaatacatacatgaatgtgtgtgtatttatttataaataataattacacacagcacatactcatatattatgccaaaaatcacttttattttgtatgcgattaatcgcgattaatctttgacCAGCactagtttatttatataacaagcaaaaaaacaacacatagattacctagttgttttcgacgaggcatttgttcaagagatcagtttagcaactagtcagaccattaaaaaaacgaaaccggaagtaaagttcggatccagacgtgtatcacgtgcatccgatgaagCCGTAGAAACATAAGTTTTCttcttttgatatttaattaaagggactgtaagaggattttaagtgttttattaatgaaaatcaatgtctttattcataaatatgtccttgttggtgtcaaatgacctctgccagtgatctgacttttctttgtaagtttagaatttcttctctttacttacattgaacgggtaagtccaaggaggcttccatgtcgttccgccatattgataaactataatagcagagagggacaaaaagcactagcttACCAACGCGTTAccacaacgcgttttcgttcagaacacgtgaaccagctaaaacggacaaggagatcagtgattcataatggctaccgtagttgcaacacgcatttggaaaagcaaggcgctagagagcaatattcgtttgaatgcaaaatacaatttcaccactagatgagGGTAAATTCTACTTACTGACCCTTTAATGACAGACTTCAAGAGATTGGGCTTATtataagaccgaatgcaataaaatgtttattcgtttaagacgtaAAGTAACCAAATGTTTACTATGAAAATCACCAAGATGCGAACATAGGTCGTTTAACTTCCTAAGACCTGAACTTTGGTTCATCTTTtatcagatttcttccagctattttggaCTTAGGAAGAACCaagaaatataataaaaatggaGCAGTGTAGTTGCAGTTACACAGAACTAGGTATAATGGTGCAAACatcaaaaatgtgatgtccacgtatgtggacacaccaggtcttagAAGGTTAAGGatctacttaaaaaattactttaattggtaagaCCTGTTGtaagtgagattttttttttttgtgttaccaattgaagtaatgtgtttaaaggaatattccattttcttaaaagaaaaatccagataatttactcaccaccatgtcatccaaaacgttGATGTCCCTCCccgttcagtccagaagaaatcaCGTTCCCCGAGgaaaacactgcaggatttttctcattttaatggaccccaatagagcccaacatttaatacttaactcaacacgtaaccgTTTTTTTcggcggagtttcaaaggactataaacgatcccaaacaaatatacacttttaaagcacaacttctcgtctggatccggtccagcgcgacctaacgcaaatgcgtagtgacgtagggaggtcacgtgttacatatataaaacgcaaatttgcggaccattttaaacaataaactgacacaaagacattaattagtatcagttgacatacaacaacgtaggaacagtcctctttcaacgcacttgtaaacactggggcggagtttcgcgttcgccttctgtgacctcttgatgtcatgacgtattgcgtggggtcacctggcgcatcacgaccggatctacatgacgagaagttgtgctttaaaagtgtatatttgttatttttcttgtcaaaaatgacaatcgttttgctagataagacccttatgcctcgtttgggattgtttatagtcctttgaaactccgttgaaaaaaactgttatgtgttgagttaagtgttaattgttggtgtctatcaaagtccatcaaaatgagaaaaacctgcaatgttttcctcaaaaaacacaacttcctctcgaccgaacaaaaaAAGGCATCAACACCCTGgataacatggtggtgagtaaattatctggatttttcttttaagaaaatggaatattcctttaagcagatccaattttcactttttacagtgtagtgaaTGCAGCAATAtgaatttgtgtgtttgtgtgtgtgttttaaggaTGACATAGTGATGGGAACACTAACAGTAAGAGAAAACTTGAGTTTCTCAGCCGCTCTCCGTATGTCTTCTCGAGTCAGtccgagagagaaagagatccGAGTGAATCATCTCATCTCAGAGCTCGGCCTCAACAAAGTCGCAGATTCAAAGGTTCATTTTCAAATTAAACTCACTCTTACACTTATTTATTACACTGAATAAAGCTGATCTTTTATGCATCTGCGCAGGTGGGCACGCAGCTCATACGAGGTATCTCTGGTGGGGAGCGGAAGAGGACCAGCATTGGGATGGAGTTGATCATAGATCCCTCTGTTCTCTTTTTGGATGAGCCGACCACAGGTCTTGATGCCAGTACAGCCCATTCTGTGCTTCTGCTGTTAAAGCGGTACATAGTTTCACTTACACTACATGAGTTGATGAGCTTATCAATATGAACGCTATAGATACAAGATCTTAAGACGTTCATTGGTTTTCAGAATGGTCGGTCAGGGCCGAACCATCATCATGTCGATTCACCAGCCACGATATTCCATCTACCGACTCTTTGATAGCCTCACACTGCTGGCCAATGGCAAAAAAGTCTACCATGGACCGGCACAGGACGCTATAGAGTACTTCGCTGAGATCGGTACGCTCAATCAAACAACaaggaaaaaataaattcctGTCATTGCTTTActgtttgtatttgtatggTACTTTAGGTTATGCTTGCGAAGCCCATAATAATCCAGCGGACTTCTTCTTGGATGTTATAAATGGAAGCATCACAACACAGATACAAAATAATGGAGGTAAATACATTGCTTGATAGTTACTACGTCAatgctactactactactactacttagggtggccattcgtgccagttctgccggacacgtcccaaacatgttttagggtgcgttctccggaagtcgcgttggttgaccgcatacgtcatcaaggtttaatatttcgggttcaatttcagaaaagcaaccgttacatttcaagctaagaatgaaactacaatgtatgtcttaaaataaataaatcgtaATTTTCtattgtattttaactgaaatgtgagaaccttgatgacgtatgcggtcgagcaacgcgacttcctgagaacatacccgaaaacatgttcaggACGTGTCCGgcagaactggcacgaatggccaccctactaCTACTACATCTGTGATGTCATTGACAGATATGCAGATTGAAGTTGCTCTCATCAGCCAGCAGTGTATTGAAGATCTGCTGGTGGAGAAGTACAAAACCTGCAGCTACGCCCGAGGCATCAAAGCAGAGCTGGAGCACATCATCCAAACCAAAGACAACAACATCATCAGACCCAAGTGTGACTCCATCACCTACAACAGCTCTTTCCTCCAGCAGCTTTACTGGGTGTTATGGAGAACCTTCTGGAACTTAATGCTGAACCCACAGACCTCTGTAGCACAGGTACCACTGTGGAGGGTTTTCACTCCAGATTTTCCATCAAGAGAGATTTTGTAGTGATCCTACAAGCTCATTAACCACCAAATGCCATCATAAGAGACCTCACTTTAAACGTTACTCACAGCTGACTGCAAAGTTAAGCGGATTTGTTGAATGTTGTGACTGGTTGTGTCCCTTTGATAAAGGATCTGAAGTTATATCATTTCTACCGTATCACATGCATTAGCATAGTGCCAGTCCACCAACCATCATCTGACTGGAGTTAAGGGTGCCTTGACATTAAAGGGTGAAAGGTTATTAGAGGGGAGTAAGTTCTCATTTCAGACACTTAGCCTTTTACCCTGGTAATGGCCTTCACACACCTGTCTGGTAATCAAAAGTGACTAacaagtgcattcaagctatatatTTTTGATCAGTATGTGCGTTCCCTGCAGGTTTAACCTATGACCTTGGagttgctaacgcaatgctctaccaattgagctgcAGGAACACGTAAAATCCATATCGCCAAAtatctttgttgtttttttcttagTTGGCAGTCACAACACTTATGGCTGTAATTGTTGGTGCCATCTTTTATGGAGTCAAAGATGACCAGAGTGGCATACAGAACAGGTAAATAAACAGTTGCTTCCTGGGTGACATCAAAGGAAGTCGCGTCACTCCCTTATTTGCAACGCCTCCAGGTCTTGTTAGAACAAGACAAACAAGACCTGTTGATTCAAAGTGCCTCTCCCAGAGGATTCTGATTAACGATTGGCCCTTTTTACTGGGAGACGGGACTAGAGTGGCCATTCTGACCGTTGCAATCTCCCCCATTCATATCAATATCAGTGACGcatcttgttaatattaaatatctttggTGAAATCAAAGTCTCTTTAGGTTCTGGctagaggggatacagctaTGACCAAATCTtgcgagatgttgggtttagggataggattaggatgaaaacagcagtTTTGGCTAGACGGGAGAAAGCTATGGCCTAAATCCCATGAAATATtgagtttagggttaggtttgggggtaggattagaaTGAAAACAGCGgttttggctagatgggatacagctatggcctaaatcccgtaaaatgttgggtttaggttaggattaggatgaaaacagcgattttggctagatgggatacagctatacagctatggcctaaatcccatgaaatgttgggtttatgTTAGGATTAGGTTGAAAACAGCGGTTCCGGCTAGATGGGATGCAGCTACGTCCTAAATCCCATGAAatgttggtttagggttaggtttgagggtaggattaggatgaaaacagcggttcCGGCttgatgggatacagctacggcctaaatccCATTAAatattgggtttagggttaggtttggtgGTAGGATTAAGATGAAAACAGCGGTTCCAGCTACATGGGATACAGATACGGGACACAGATACGGCCTAAATCCCGTGAAatgttggtttagggttaggtttgagggtaagattaggatgaaaacagcggttcCGGCTtgatgggatacagctatggcctaaaTCCCATGAAatattgggtttagggttaggtttgggggtaggattagaaTGAAAACAGCGgttttggctagatgggatacagctatggcctaaatcccgtgaaatgttgggtttgggttaggattaggatgaaaacagcggttttggctagatgggatacagctatacagctatggcctaaatcccgtgaaatgttgggtttaggttaGGATTAGGTTGAAAACAGTGGTTccggctagatgggatacagctacgtcctaaatcccatgaaatgttggtttagggttaggtttgagggtaggattaggatgaaaacagcggttcCGGCTTGATGGGATACAGGTACGGGACACAGATACGGCCTAAATCCCGTGAAATGTTGGTTTatggttaggtttgggggtaggattaggatgaaaacagcggttctggctagatgggagaCAGCTACAGCCTAAATCCCATGAAatattgggtttagggttaggtttgggggtaggataaAGATGAAAACAGCGGTTCCAGCTATATGGGACACAGATACAGCCTAAATCTCTTGAAatgttggtttagggttaggtttgggggtaggattaggatgaaaataGCGGTTCCAGCTATATGGGATACAGATACAGCCTAAATCTCttgaaaagttggtttagggttaggtttgggggtaggattaggatgaaaataGCGGTTCCAGCTAGATGGGATACAAATACAGCCTAAATCTCTTGAAatgttggtttagggttaggtttgggggtaggattaggatgaaaataGCGGTTccatacagatacagatacagccTAAATCTCttgaaaagttggtttagggttaggtttgggggtaggattaggatgaaaataGCGGTTCCAGCTAGATGGGATACAAATACAGCCTAAATCTCTTGAAatgttggtttagggttaggtttgggggtaggattaggatgaaaacagcggttccatctagatgggatacagctacggcctatATCCAGAGAAatattgggtttagggttaggtttgggggtaggattaggatgaaaataGCGGTTCcagctagatgggatacagatACAGCCTAAATCTCTTGAAatgttggtttagggttaggattaggatgaaaacagcggttttggctagatgggatacagctacggcctaaatcACGTGAAATATTGGGTTtaggggtaggattaggataaaaacagcggttctggctagatgggatacagctacggcttAAATCCAGTGAAATGTTGGGTTCAGGGTTATGTTTGGGGGTATAATTAGGATAAAAACAgcagttctggctagatgggatacagctacggcctatATCCAgagaaatgttgggtttagggttaggactaggatgaaaacagcggttttggctagatgggatacagctacggcctaaatcACGTGAAATATTGGGTTTAGGTTTAGGGGTAGAATTAGGAtaaaacagcggttctggctagatgggatacagctacggcctaaatccAGTGAAATGTTGGGTTCAGGGTTATGTTTGGGGGTATAATTAGGATAAAAACAgcagttctggctagatgggatacagctacggcctaaataccgtgaaatgttgggtttagggttaggtttggaggtaggattaggatgaaaacagcgcaAAATTCACAAGATTTCGGCCATAGCTGTATTCCCTCTAGCCATAACCTTCCCTTTAGAGAAGTCACGCTACTAGGCACCCATGTTTGCATGTTTTGTTATTTCAGTGATGCaagtcctatctacttgaatggggaaagacagatatctttaatattgcatgctaaaatcacaattaaacatttttgaccaacaattaaacctgacattaACTGTACCAAAATTTTTGCTTTGCGATGTAGTGTCTTTACATTCTGACTATATTTGAAATTTTATCTTTTCAGATTTggggttttgtttttcattacaACCAATCAGTGTTTCAGCACGCTCTCCGCTGCCGAGCTCTTCATCACGGAGCGCAAACTCTTCATGTATGTATTACAACACGTGTTTGCCATTTCATCTTCAGGAGCGACAGACAAACTGTAGATTATCAAGAACATTTCACTCAAGTAAAAAAccttttctcataatttacttaccCATCCCAGATGTGTATGACTTCTTTTATTTAGCTCAGCCCAACACAAACACTTTCATAATAAAATACCATGTTATATAATATGGAAGCCATGTTAAAGCTCCAATAAAaacacatccatccatcattaaagtaatccaatCGACTCAAGTGGGTTGATAAATGTCTTCTGAAGTAAGACAATTAATATTATGAGATTATTTCAAGATCGATATATTACACACTCTTTTTTTGAAACATACAAATCAGTGTGGTAAGCTCAAATATGGCGCCATGTTGATAACGCTGtatctcattggttcttgcaTGCCTCATAATAAACATACATGACAGTCATGACAGCAACagtgtgagtaaattatgagcaTTTTCTTATTTGGGTTAACTGTTCCTTTACCCAAAAACCTGTACCTGTATAGTGAGAATATAATTATAAGGCATTGGAAATAAGTTTCATATAAAAAGGATCTGAATAGATCATTCTTGATGTTAACGGGATGGATTTTGTTCTCAATAAATTTCTCTTTTCTCAGTCATGAGTACACGAGCGGCTACTACCGACTGTCTGTCTACTTCCTGTCTAAAATCCTGTCTGACATCATTACTCAGTGCGCCATCCCTTCCATACTCTTCACATCTGTTGTTATCATGATCGGTATGTGTAGCGTAAATCAAACTTGAAAGATACAGAGCATAGTTTATTTTCAAGATTCATCTGTCtaatggtgcgtttacaccaaccgcggtagaggcgtgaagcgcgagtgatttcaatgttaagtcaatgtgcagacgcgttgacgcgcgtcaggaggtcccgcggcgcggaagaggcgttcggcgcggagcggaagacgcgtttccgcctcattcgcgcgtgaagctcgcgcgaaaggcgcgaattgagcgttgtgcgcggtacgcgcgaatggtgctattgtgcattttgcgtttcacgcgaaatttgcggctgacgcccgagttgaaaaatttgaactttggcggaatttcgcgccgcgttaaccaatcaggagcctgcctgctgctgtggtggcagcctcgcccggagtcactcactcaagcagtcactcggagctatatgacacaagttgttatttctattaggagacaggaataaaaaggacctcgcttggaagagtgtcagtatggactttgggcaacctggtaagttgtaatacacacttcacttttgagtcacgtgacgtttatcgacccgcgccgtttattttccccctatagtaaggttacccaatacaaactggtaacgctcttgataaatgcacaagtaacatcagtcatcttgcaaacagacagtcgcacagcagttgcccctcccacaagaagcggattttgcctcggatgcgcgtcaaatgcttgcttgttccgcgcgtctactccgctctacacgcgcgaatggattcaaagtgttcaagcggcaaactaggcgcggtagacgcgattttgacgcccaaaacgcgtttggtgtaaaccctgcattatggtgcatttacaccaaccgcggtagaggcgtgaagcgcgagtgatttcaatgttaagtcaatgtgcagacgcgttaacgcgcgtcaggaggtcccgcggcgcggaagaggtGTTCGGCGCCGATCGGAAGGCGCGTTTCCGTTTCATTCGTGCGTAAAGCTCGcgcgaaaggcgcgaattgagggttgtgcgcggtacgcgcgaatggtgcttttgtgcattttgcggttcacgcgaatttgcggctgacgcccgagttgaaaaatttgaactttggcggaatttcgcgccgcgttaaccaattaggagcctgcctgctgctgtggtggcagccccgcccggagtcactcactcaagcaGTCACTCGAAGCTATGtgacacaagttgttatttctatagaggagacaggaataaaaaggaccacgcttggaagagtgtcagtaaggactttgggcaacctggtaagttgtaatacacacttcacttttgagtcacgtgatgtttatcaacccgcgccgtttattttccccctatagtaaggttacccaatacaaactggttactctcttgataaatgcataagtaacatcagtcatcttgcaaacagacactcgcacagcagttgcccctcccacaagaagcggattttgcttcggacgcgcgtcaaatgtttgctttttctgcgcgtctactccgctctacaggCGCGAATGCATTaaaagtgttcaagcggcaaattAGGCGCGGTAggcgcgattttgacgcccaaaacgcgtttggtgtaaactcagcattacAATAAAGTTTGTTGCATGGTTTGTGGGTTTAGCTGCACCTTATCTCTTTTTTAGGGTTAAAACCCACGGCAGATGCGTTCTTCATCTTTATGTTGACCGTGATACTGGTGGCTTGCACAGCTGCAGCCATGGCTATGGCTAT
This region includes:
- the abcg2d gene encoding broad substrate specificity ATP-binding cassette transporter ABCG2d — encoded protein: MPDNVVFENHEITQETGRNGMSGSKVITMEPIKQQHGATVSFHNICYSVEQKSRSICRNTAAQKDILLDLNGIMRPGLNAILGPTGSGKSSFLDVLAGRKDPGGLSGEVLINGSPQPPNFKCLSGYVVQDDIVMGTLTVRENLSFSAALRMSSRVSPREKEIRVNHLISELGLNKVADSKVGTQLIRGISGGERKRTSIGMELIIDPSVLFLDEPTTGLDASTAHSVLLLLKRMVGQGRTIIMSIHQPRYSIYRLFDSLTLLANGKKVYHGPAQDAIEYFAEIGYACEAHNNPADFFLDVINGSITTQIQNNGDMQIEVALISQQCIEDLLVEKYKTCSYARGIKAELEHIIQTKDNNIIRPKCDSITYNSSFLQQLYWVLWRTFWNLMLNPQTSVAQLAVTTLMAVIVGAIFYGVKDDQSGIQNRFGVLFFITTNQCFSTLSAAELFITERKLFIHEYTSGYYRLSVYFLSKILSDIITQCAIPSILFTSVVIMIGLKPTADAFFIFMLTVILVACTAAAMAMAISANQSVVAVANIFMTVSFIFMMIFSGLLVNLNSIMDWLAWLKYLSIPRYGLEALEINEFVGLKFCKNVSGVPSTTTLSTNGSSPADIIICTGEQHLNFQGIDYSTWGLWQNHIALTVMTFVFLSIAYVKLRFIKKFS